The window TCTGTTGCAGTCTCATAAAATGCGTTATCTGAGTCCtctgctccacacacacacgacacatCTGGCTGAACCATGAAAGGATTAAAGTGTGATAGGAAGATACAGTTCAGAAATCTTCTAAGGATCATCAGTATTGtaatatgtgttttaaaaattcTCTTTTTACTAGAAATTAGTAAGTGACAAAAAAACGAGAAcaatattgaatttaaatgttaagAAAAAGATTTGAAACATCCCCTTGTTGACAGCACTGACGGATACTTTTAGttgtgaaaacatgtttttctgtgtatttggtgtgttaaaagttgcccatgcatgtattagacacgtaaaattgcaaaaattaaagtgtcgaaacaaaagatgcattctatctaaaagcgaatgctcacccagacctccctgaaatgccttgtgtaaccacacccccacaaatctacgtcagttcgtggtatgatttgactaagactgcccaaatgtatacacaagtaatgtcagtacctgtcagcacaattgctatggaacctgatgttccaaatttGGTAAGAGACgtcacatttctgtcacatgcttgcagtattcgaccaatcaccaCGTActgatacaaacatgcacggtatgtggaattTACAGCGTTGAATATAGAATCTTGTATATACATtgcataacatctaaaacaaacaataatttatttatagcCGTGTCATAGGACCCCTTTAAGCCGCGGTCAACCTTCCATTGTCTTAGATTCATACGCATGCGACAAACAGGAAACGCTAGCCCTCTCGGAGGATAtttcactaaatccttggtgtttcgagtcagatctgtgggcgtggcttgttgaTTTTGAATAAATTCTTGCTGTTTCGAGTCTTATGAAACCCTTAGTAAACTACCTCTTAAACTTGCCAAAAAAGACCGCTGCATGATGACAtcagactcgaaacaccaaggatttaggcCCCAGTCACATTGCAGTTTTAGCATGCAACTATTTGTACATGCATCTGCATTTATGGGAAGGGAGCAGTATATGAGGAAATTAGCACAAGAATGGAGGAGGGTCACATCCTGAGGAGAGaaaggtcagagttcaccaaactagAACTTTGGAGCACAGTGGCACTTTGCAGCAAATGCTTGCATTTCTGGTCTGTCGCATtcgcatgcgtatgaatggaagtcaatggagcaAAAAGACAGGTGTGACCACTGCTTTAGTGAGTGCCGATATTTCGCATTTGGTTGCGTAGCAAAGTTCAAAGTAGCAAAGtagcaagttttttttttttttcaaccttCTATAAATTTGTGAAACTGTACAATTATACCATATATGAAATTGGGTTACCCTCAATCATGTTGATGTGCAGCTCTGCATTCTCTTTGTGCAGGCTGATGGAGAAGTGCAATTTGGGATACAGGATGGAGTTGCTTGTCGTCATAACACCAGTTTGCTCTGAAACGCAGGGTGTCTCATCTGCAGAGGCTGATATACAGGAAAAGAATATGAGTGTATCAAAAAGGTATTGTGAGCCCTTTCTGTTTTTCAATTATTAAGAAAAGCATGACATCCTATTTACATAAAGAGaccttgtttatttattattacaggTACATAACCTTTACAAATTGTTACAGAAGCTGTGTGCTATGAGTAAAATCAATGTATGTTGTCAACCACTATGATAAAAGGAGCAGCTTTCACTACTTTAACACGAAAAGGTTAGAAGTAGCCTCTGGGGAACGTCTGTAAAGAATTAAACAACATCAATCCATGGCACTACAAAAATTCATATTCCACATAATCCATTAGTGGATAAGTGGAATTCGGCAGATTTTTAAGGGTATGATTGAATTAATTATTAGATCTACCAATATGGAGGCAATCTGAGTACAATAATCCGACTTCTCCTGGCTGAAATGGACTGAAATAAACAGCAGGTGCTGGTCACACCGTATGACCTCCCCCATTGTTTTAATATTCCATTAGATTTTAGCTGTCATTTCCATACCTTGCCGCGGGAGGGAGAAGACCTCATCACATCCTGTTGCCTGGTTACAGGTGTCGAGCTCGGCAGCAGATGTGTCGCCGGCAGCTCCATGATCTTTGTAGTTTATTACCTCTTGAGAAGGGACGGAAGGTTTGGGCCAGTATATTTTTGGGAACTTCAAAGATGCTTGAGGCTGGATCGGTTCCGTCAACTTTTGCACACTGAACTAAAATGTGTACATGAAGAAAAGGGTCAGAAAATAATGATAGAAAAGATAGAGAAAaacagtttgattgatttaatGTATAATGGCGATAAAACAAAGCGAATGTGCCTGGCCCTTGAAATCTTAAACCAATTAGTATTTAACCgatccaaaaaaatgtataatgatgATGTAAAAACACTTATCTTGAACCATCTGCAGTGAATACAGACTGACCTTGATAAACCTACATTTTGTTCccccccaaaaatctaaatgtgcATGTATGACTGGCTGAAAACACTCCTGAGGAACTGATAAGAGACTAAAAAAACAATACTAGAAATCCAGAGACCAGAATCTAGTAAATATTTTCTCATCTTTTGCATCCTTCATCAATAAAAATTCATCACACATCCCGGACATGATTTAACACTGACTGGCGCTGTTTGCTGGCTGAGTTTCACGTTTCATTAGGGTTTTAATGTGAAGCATCTGACATGAAAAACATGGGCAAGCATGAGTGAAAAAATCAATAGCAGAGTGGGCAGTTATCATGCTGAAAGAGAGCGCAAAGAGATAAGAGCAGACAGAATATGCTTATATTTCTCTCAACTCcctcataaatgattaataccGGTGCAATGAGTACTCGGCTACTTTACAATATAAGTCTGACCTTACAATAAATGAGTTCAACACAGAGAAGCACTCAGCTCTGTTTTCTTCTCCCAGCagtattaattaaaatgtttttctagaTATAGCAGCAGCATTTACTGCACAGGTCTGCCCtgtggttttttttttaattcctcaTATCCCTGAAAGAAAGAACTGAGATTCTACTCActgatttaagaagaaaaaattGTATCTGAGACAAGGCTAACTATGTCTATGGAAGTGAGTCGTGACTCTGGGCTGGTTCAAGGAAAGCTTGGCAGCTATACAAAGACATGACACAGAAGAGAGGTGTGTGAGTATGTATAAACGTGTTCATcttaaaaagtgtttgtgtatgaatgTCCTAAAAGAATTATCTCTGATAAAGGCACTCTAGATACCACTATAACAATAACAGTCTTCTTGTCTCACGCCTTCCCGTGTGTGATTGCATTTGGCATCAACTGTctgttatttgcaaatgttcTTTGACACAGAGAATCTCTAGGAGAATAAATTGCTAAAGTGTgtgattttcttcatttttatatgtgtaaaataatgattttgcttcagattttcaaattattttcgAGTTATTTTGCGCTGTACATGAAGCACAGATATAATACTTCATATGACCATTTTGTAAAATGAAGATTCAGAACAGAATTTAAATCTACTCTGTACATctctcaatatatatatatatatatatatatatatatatatatatatatacatacatatatatatatatatatattgtatatttatacacTGCTGTCCCAGATTCACTGAGATGACTCTCAGTAtatcagaaatatttttttaacctgCAGAAAATTCAActgtatttctgtttaaaatttGCAAAGCATTTAGAGGTTATTACATGGATAAAAGATGGAGGTTCTCTACATTTTGAAGAGGAACTCATCCCACCCTTGAAATTCCCTCCCTGGTCCCCTGCATTCCACCCCATTGCCAGCcctgtatatatacacatataaaatactTCTATGATGTTTAGTCGATCAGCAAAAATATTCCAAACATATCGGAAAAGATACTTAGTCTCTTGTTGTATAAAAACTTGAAATGTAATATCACAATTTGTGCCTGAGACTGAGCTAACCTGTGTTACGTAACCACCACTTCCATCTTTCCGCTCAGAGCACATTCATTTTGGTCTGTACAGCGTGTTTTTGTTTCACGCCTGTTTGTGATTCAGTTTCCTCTAACATCTGTTAACATTTCTAGCTTTTGTTATGTCTGTATTTAAATATCTAGATACTGGTCTGTCTGCATGGGTAGGTTTGACTCTTACCAGCGTGAGAGTGTGAAGGATGCTTGGTTTGGCTTTCTCTGGGTCAGTGTCATCCCCTCTCTCAAGTTTCCCCTTCTTACAGCTCTTGCAAAGCAGGGAGAGACCACAAAGTGTCAGCACTCCAGACACAGTACCTAGTGTTGCCCCTAATAGAACTGTCGCAGACATGAGAATTCCCAGGCAGGAACAGACACCCAAACACACAGAATGAGGTGCAGATGAGAGAACAGGAAAAGACAAGACAAACAATCCACTTCACTGATGTGCTTCCATGGTGAGGtaggagaaaaagagagcagATGCAGAGGAGAACTGGTCTAGAGAGGAAGACCTAGAATGGCATGTGCGcttcagcatgtgtgtgtgtaatgtacTGTCTGGAACAAACTCAGCCAGAACGGAACAGaacaagagagtgagagagagagagagagagagagagagagaggtaatgAAAGGGGAGGGGTAGATTGCTGGCATCCCCTCCTTATAAATATGCTCAAGTCTGTCATCGCATCCAGGCACCCCTCCCCACTATCACCAAAGTGGTTGCACGTCATCATTAACGTCAGAGCTGTGTACTCACCTTCACACACTGGGTGTGCTTTAGCAGAGCATCTAATAAATACAGGATGCaggaatgtttaaaataatgaattattgaGCTCATTTTGGATCTAtagtatatatattatttatttacttataacatgtaaagcattttaatgaataaaataataagaaattatACATTTGATAGCTTTTTCTACCATTTTATAGAAATGccaataataaaataagcaaaatatttaggaaatacccgtgacccgaggtagttcggataagcggtagaaaatggaatggaatttagGAAATATCTGTATTTTAGCTGATTATAGTTGTATGATTTGGATGCTAGAAAAAAACAAGGGCTTGGATAGCTTAGGTCATTCTTTTCCCTGGCTTTAGAGCGTGTTAAAAATACTTGTGAAGAGACTTTACTAATATTTGGCCCCATCCATTCCCCTGTTTTTCATATTTGCTTTACAAACTACCACAAAGGAACAGCACAGAATACATTACTATCCATCACATAGGCCTAGGAATTTGACTCAATCACTTATCAATAAACTGGGCATAGGTATATTTATTGACGTTTGCTGAGGTCCTGTCTTTTCTTCAAAAACATGTAGCTGTCCTATAGTTATAAGCATGATGCTACACTTATTTGTGATTGCTTTGACCTTGACAACGCCAGAGGATGGATCTGTGATGCCATCTTGAGGTGATAAAAAAGCAAACACCCTCTTTGggaattaaaaacattgttacaAATGATGATACTGTATAACACCAGTTTTCTTCATATAAtacaatattcaatatattcaacgttttattattattattatttatttttataaaactatttgGGGATTCTTAGGCGGTATTTtggaaatgctttaaaatctaTCGATTTGCGAAAATAATATTAGTAAAATTCCACTTCAAAGCAATTCAATATTTGTGTGACATTCGTCTCTTGACTCATTTTCACAGGGTTAATATAAAGTGTCACTCACAACATGTGCGCATTATTTGATAACAGAACAGCGTGCGGCCACGCCCTCTTGTTATCGCAGTCAAGGGGGCGGGGTTTCGCCTTTGCATTTGGTACCAAGATGGCCACGTCCATAACACTCAGCCTGGACAACTTACCCTCCGATCCGTTACTCCTGGTGCTGTCATTTCTGGACTTCAGAGACTTGAACAGGTAAACATTTTAACGGAGGCTGTTCCGTCTGTCTGCGGTATAAGAAACaagttttaagaatgtttgttGCGTAAATGAGCTGTAAAATAGTGCACAGTTAGCTGCCAGTGCTAGCAGGATAGCTTGTTATTACTAAACCAAGTGCCAATCGAGTTTAATAGACACGTTTAATTTCATATCTATGATAAGACAAGCATCTTTCACTTAGTTATCTAATgcgttttatgttttaatataaaagtgCATGTCTCAATGTAAGTTGACATGATAAGTGACGATTGCAGCTGAGGTGCATAAAAGTACAAAAGCTTTAGGTCTGCTGCAACCACACTCTCTCAATCGTTGAAAATGCTTTGGGTATCTTGAGTTAATCTATGCTTTGATGATAAATGTTCGGGTTTTGAAATGAGCGATGAGAATCACGTGATCACCCTAAAGTTaatgtaatttgttttgttttattaatgctttATTGTGATGCGTTCTAAACACTTTAATACTGAAGTCGTGCTTTCATTTTTACCAAACAATTAACTGGGTTATCCCTCTAAACGTTGTACCATTATTCCCTTAAATTTAGAGGTTTACGAAGTACACAACTTCCCACTTGAGTGAACGTACAGATACTACTGGTCTACAAGGAAAAGACAGATTCTTACTTGAGTAAAGTGTCTTTTAAAAGTAACCAAGTATTTAAAGGACATTTCCTCTATGTCAGttatgcattgttttattgtcttaTACCTTATGCTTCTGAAGCAAACTACTGAATACACAGAGTAGCTCACAGTATCAGTTGTATTAATAGAgcagttcacttcaaaatttgccccccattgacctttcatagtaatttttattcctactatggaaagtcaattgGGGCAAATTTTGCAGTAAGCAATATCGTTTATGAGCTTTATATGTTTAGCAcatatatgtttagtttagataTTATCCTGTATGATCATTTAGCCTATTTATCCTCATTAACCCCCTAGGCCTATATGTATTTATGAGTAGTGTATTTCTTATTCCGTTTACCAGTTTCAGCAGCAATTTTCCAGTAAGTAGTAAGGTTCTTGTAAATTGTAAAGTGTAGCAGCcatgtgtttgttgaatttattACAATTGGTATTACCATAATTTAACTACAAACATAAACTATAGCTAGTATAATGAAACGATGGTATTTTTAGTTGCTGTGGTTTTACTAAAAATAGCTTAATTTGAGTATGgttcctatatatatataattgtaaaTTTAAGGATACTGTGGGTTAAATGCAAATAACATAccttctgaaaaaaacaatgactCTTTTAATTGGAATAAGATTTTACAATTAATTTCCtgtgtagtgttttttttccccAATAGGATTTaccatcccaccaatagaatccatcacatacatGTAGATAACAAGTATCcttagtacatttacatttagtcatttagcagacacttttatccaaagcgacttacaaagatttagggagcaacaagcgatatatcacacaggagccataatacattaggtgccaatacaaagttactggtttaaTTCCCATTTTAACcattaaacccatttaaattttatgttttattttgggcagggttctatcGTTTTTATTTCAACAGGAATACTTCAACTACACTTACTTCAGAAAAAACATCATTGATTTTCCGAATCGCTTTAAATGATATAGCAGCAGTTCAGAAGTTAACAGAAGAGAGTGgagtggagtaaaaagtatgatatttgtctttcaaatgtagtgaagtgAAAGTACAAGTACTCCGAAAAAATAATACTCAACTAAAGTACAAGATACTCAAAAAGTGTACTTAAGAACAGTACGCAGGTAAATTTACTTCTTTACTGTCAACCTCTGCTTAAAATACtatatttgtctgtgtgtttttctctcagCTGCAGTTTTGTTAGTCGTCGACTCAATGAGCTGACAGGTCATAACCCGCTATGGAAGAGGCTTTGTCAAAAGCACTGGCTGCTCACAGAGTAAGCTCACCCTATAATGATGAAATTCAGTtaatgatatataaacatacTATATTTGTTATAATCAAAAAGTGTAGTTATAATATTTGTATCAATCATGATGGCAAATGCCTTTCTGTTTTCAGGACAGATAAAGCCCAGAGAGGTGTGACCTGGAAGGAGTTGTTTCGGGAGTATTACACCGATCTGGGCCGTTACATTGACTATTACAGCACTCTCAAGAAAGCCTGGGATGACCTGAAGAGCTACCTGAATCAGAAATGCCCTCGAATGATAGCTTCACTCAAAGGTCTGTCCACACTAACACACATCAGTCCATGTTTTGGAAAACCTATTGGGagtcactgtaaaaaaaatacactaaagtTGCAATGCACATGTGTTTATATGTATAATATTAGCAGACGTAATAATGacttttaaaaattaaacttgtgtttctctttctttgtaTAGAGGGAGTGAGGGAGGATGAGCTTGACACCATTGAGGCTCAGATTGGCTGCAAACTCCCTAATGACTATCGTTGCTCATATAGGATACACAATGGGCAGAAACTGGTGGTTCCTGGGTAAGAGTTCTCTTTTATATTAGCGATTCAGAGTATTCAGTATAATTCAGAACATTGATATCAATGAGTGCATTTTTATGCACatcaacattatttttaagCAGAACCTGACACTTTCCTTTACATGCAAATACCTTTATCAATACTCTGTGAATAATGTGCACATGCCTGGGTGTGTAAAAAGACTGCAGAAGTCTAGTCAATTTAAAATCTCATCTAGATTTAATTTTCCTTTCATTGTCTACCTGTTGCTTTTTATGTAGTCCCATAAACATaatttgaaaattaaaatgattacaatttttttatgatttaagtcgttcattattatgatttattGTTATGATATATATTATAAGACAGCAGACTTGCTTTCTTTAACAAGTTCCCATCTTAAAAGCCACTTTGCGCCACTTCTCTCCTTCACAGGTTGATGGGGAGCATGGCCTTGTCCAATCACTATCGCTCAGAGGACCTGTTGGATATTGAGACAGCAGCAGGAGGGTTTCAGCAGAGGAAGGGCATACGACAGTGTCTTCCGCTTACTTTTTGCTTTCATACCGGCCTCAGCCAGTACATGGCTCTGGAGAGCACAGAAGGACGAATGCGCAGTGAGATCTTCTATCAGTGTCCGGTTAGATAACCACTCTCAGATCACAATGCGCTACAATACATTAACACAGTTTTACAGGGCTTATTTGGGGTTGAATGACAATGAAAGTAAAACAGATGTTTCACTGAGGTGCAGGTGTTTATGGGGCAAGGCCAACTTTCACTAGcttctgcaaaaaaaatcacGCAGTGGATGAAACAGCAGCCTAGAAGATCAGATGGACATTGTATTGTGCAATTTATGTGTTTTAGGGTTAGGCATTGTTGTAGTTTTGCAAGTGAGAGGCGCTGTTGTGTTCCTTTATAGCACAGGCTCTATCCTTATCAATATGCTTTTACTTAACAGGATCAGCTGGCACAAGATCCCTCTGCTATTGACATGTTCATTACAGGTAACAGTGCTAGATTTGTATTAAATGCGTTTCAGTTTCATAAACCAGTTTAGAGTATTTCAACTCTTCTATCTGTGTCTCTCAGGCTCAAACTTTACGGAGTGGTTTACTTCTTACGTCGACAATGTCGTAACGGGAGAATACCCCATCATTCGGGACCAGATATTCAGGTTGTCTTTGCACCATACCTTGTTATGTTAAACAAATTATATGATAACAATGTAAATGATCCGAAAGTGTtcgtttttaagtaaattatttcataatgtcAGCATCTTACATCACAAAAGCAAATACTAAGTGCTAACTAAGTTGCACCTTTATCTCTGTTTGTGTTGGTTCAGGTATGTACATGACAAGCGCTGTGTGACGACCACTGGTGACATTAGTGTATCCGTCTCTACCTCCTTTCTGCCAGAGCTAAGTTCTGTCCATCCGCCACACTTTTTCTTCACCTACAGAATCAGGTACATCACACAGACTACTGTTATCGGATTCATACTGTTTGAACAAGACTTGAGCTCTGCTTCTGTGTTATTCCATGTTTGTTAATAGATTGCACAGACTGTGATAAACATGTTATTGTAAtcttaaaaactttttatactCTGAACATTTAATCTCTGTAACTAATCTCGTAACGTTTCGCTTTGCTCACTCAAATTTTAATAGCAGCCGCCTCTGTTTCTTCACTAGTTGTTCTATATTGCCAAAAATAGGGATCTCAGTAGAGCAATTTGTTAAGAAACTATGTTTACAAAAGGCTGACAGGGTTAGTTGGAATGCACACAGTTCTTACTGAAATGATGAAGCTATTCTTTGCTATTCCCAAAGTGAGCAATAACACAATGCAGCTGAGCTAAGGCTCAATAGGGCGATACAGTGGGTTAAACCTGCAACCTCTGACCTGTGCCATATGCATCAGGATTGAGATGGCAAAGTCGGCCCTGCCAGAGAATGCATGCCAGCTAGACAGTCGATACTGGAAGATCACGAATGCTAATGGAAATGTGGAAGAGGTCCGTGGACCCGGTGTTGTGGGTAAGACCCATCcctgtttctgttttgttagaACTTTCCTCCGGTAACAAAATGCATGAGAATTTGTTCTGTAGTCCAGCAGATTCTGCAATCTTTCAGGCGGTTTAATGCATTATTGTCTGATGaataaacaatacttttttatttcgcAAGAATGGCCCGAAATCTTGTTTACGctggtgatttttgtgtgtgatgtacATGCAGGTGAGTTTCCAGTAATGACACCCGGTAAAGTTCACGAGTACGCCAGCTGTACCACATTCTCCACAACCTCCGAGTACATGGAAGGCTACTACACATTCCACCGGCTCCAGAACAAAGAGGAAGTGTTTGACGTCGCAATCCCACGATTTCACATGGTGTGCCCACCATTCCGTGAATCAATGGTGCGGTCGGTGAGTCAGTATTCTCTAACGAAAATAAGCTGCTGTTACCATCACATCCAAGATGCTCAAGTGTGTggatttgtatttattagtcTGTACTAATTCTAAATCCCTCATTGGTTATTTCTCTCCATTTAGTGCTCGGTCAGTGAAGTGTCTGCTCCCTATAATGAAGAGAATTCATCAGACACAGATGACTATGAGGAGGGAAACATGCGTGGAATAAACATTGCTGATCCGGGAAGACGCTGCCCTCGGCACGTCTGATGCACTTTTGCATGTCAAGGCCCAGGCACATCCAGGCACGCTCATTCAAACAGGAGAGCAGGGAGACAAACAGAGCTTTTAGGATTGCATTGTTTATTGTTCAGCGCCTTTGTGCCTGTCTCCTCTTGAGCGCTATCTCCAGTTTGTGAGGACATGTGTCTctagtggtgtgtgtgtgtgtgtgtacgcttGTGCCTGTGAATGTGTGACATCATTGTATATTCTCTCAGCTGCAGTTTTGTAAGTCGTCAACTCAATGAGCTGACAGGTCATACATAACCTGCTATGGAAGAGGCTTTGTCAAAGCACTGTCTGTTAGAGTGTTTTGTGGTTGAGTGAAAGTTTGTTGTATGTGTGAGAGATTGGCTGTAGGCGGGTTTCACAATGACCTGATACTTATTGTACACTTCACAATTGTAGTAATCCTTAAGAGAGAAATTACTGACCGTGTGTGTGTTGAGAGATTGGCAGAGTTAACTATTcttattttagtttgtaaaacaaattaatCACATTTGTATGGATGACTGTAcagtgtgaatgtgtttgtgtatatccATTTGTCTTTGTATAGAGAGTTTCAGGGGAGATTCTGTTATGTGAAACGGCTCCAGTTAAAGAGATAAAAGCACATAGACTCAAACCAGCCTGTTCATACACTGCATCAGCTTCAACACATTTTAGCGATAATCAAACATTTATTAGTTACTTGGTGTTTGCTGGATAGCTGTGCAGAGGACCTGTTCTCACACACATTCAGATAGAAGCACACTGAATGTTAAATAGACCTCATCTGCCTTCTCCTTAGCTCAGATCATCGTGAGGACAAGGACTGGATGTTATACAGACGAATGCAAATATGTGAGGAAACAAAAGAAACATAGACAGTTTTTTCTCATAATGGCAAGTAAACCTTATCTTGTGTAAAGAGGATATGATTTTCATGTTAAAGATTGCAGTTGTATTGTAATCATCATTGTAAAATAATGCAGTGCAGTTGGATTTTTCAGCCGTTATTATATTCTTGGTTTAGCCCTATCTGGCTGGTTAAATAGCCCTGTCTGGCTGGTTAAAAATGAGTATTCTGATTACATTAACTCACCTTCgattttttccaaatctgtattcatttctttgttctgatgaatacagagaaagatgtttagAA of the Triplophysa dalaica isolate WHDGS20190420 chromosome 1, ASM1584641v1, whole genome shotgun sequence genome contains:
- the fbxo3 gene encoding F-box only protein 3 encodes the protein MATSITLSLDNLPSDPLLLVLSFLDFRDLNSCSFVSRRLNELTGHNPLWKRLCQKHWLLTETDKAQRGVTWKELFREYYTDLGRYIDYYSTLKKAWDDLKSYLNQKCPRMIASLKEGVREDELDTIEAQIGCKLPNDYRCSYRIHNGQKLVVPGLMGSMALSNHYRSEDLLDIETAAGGFQQRKGIRQCLPLTFCFHTGLSQYMALESTEGRMRSEIFYQCPDQLAQDPSAIDMFITGSNFTEWFTSYVDNVVTGEYPIIRDQIFRYVHDKRCVTTTGDISVSVSTSFLPELSSVHPPHFFFTYRIRIEMAKSALPENACQLDSRYWKITNANGNVEEVRGPGVVGEFPVMTPGKVHEYASCTTFSTTSEYMEGYYTFHRLQNKEEVFDVAIPRFHMVCPPFRESMVRSCSVSEVSAPYNEENSSDTDDYEEGNMRGINIADPGRRCPRHV